Part of the Pseudomonadota bacterium genome is shown below.
GGGATTTCGGTCATTGCGAGCACATCCGTCATGTCTTTCTCCTTAACGTTTGCGCGCCATGAGGGATTCGAACCCCCGACCCCCTGGTCCGAAGCCAGGTGCTCTGATCCGCTGAGCTAATGGCGCATCGTCAATCCCTGCTTCCGTGGGTGGCTGTCACCGTGGTCGCGATCCCTCCACGAACGTTGAATTGCGCGGCCACCTCCATCCACCTCGGCGCGACCTTGGCCACGATGTCATTCAGGATCCTGTTGGTCACCGCCTCGTGATAGGCCCCCTCGTCGCGGTAGCTCCAGAGGTAGAGCTTGAGCGATTTGAGCTCCACGCAGAGCTCATCAGGCACGTAGCGGATGTTGATCCGCGCGAAATCGGGCTGCCCTGTCATGGGGCACAGGCAGGTGAACTCCGGGCAGTCGATCGCGATCTCGTAGCCCCGCTCGGGGTTGGGATTGGGAAATGTCGCGAGCTCCTTTGACGGCTTGGCGGGCATAGGCGGTGTATATAGCTCAAAGAAATCATAATCCAAGCGGAAATAAAAGGCCGGCCGCCTGCGCAGCCCGTTACGAATCTTGGGTCCCGGGTCCCGGCTTCCTGGTCCCGGGTCCCGGGTCCCGGCTCTCTATCTGCCTCGCCTTGACCCCCGCCTCCTTGAGGAGCTTCAGAGGGACCTCGGCTATTGTGTACGCCCTGTCGTAGACGACCTCGGCCAGCCCGGAGTTGATGATCATCTTCGTGCATATCAGGCACGGCGAATAGGTTGTGTATATGGTGCCCCCCTTGATGGAGACGCCGTGGTAGGCCGCTTGGACGATGGCGTTCTCCTCCGCGTGCGAGCAGAGGCACTCGTCGAGGTTTTCCCCCGACGCGCCGAAGCTGTTGCAGCGGGGGCATCCCCCCTCGTTGCAGTTCTTTATGCCGCGCGGGGTGCCGTTGTAGCCCGTGGATATTATGCGCCTGTCGCGCACGATCACCGCCGCGATCTTTCGCTTGATGCAGTTGCCGCGCAGCGCCACCACGCGCGCGATGTCCATGAAGTACTCGTCCCACGAAGGCCGGCCGCTCGATGCGGCCATGGACTTCATGGTCCTTCTGATCTCCCCCTTCAGATCCTCCACCGTGCCGTCGTTCCTGATCACGGCGTCGGCGAGCTCAGCCGTGAGGTCGAGCTGCTGCGTCGTGGGGTCGGGCGTGCGCGACTCGCGCGCCTCGTACTCCAGGAACTGCTCGAAGGTCGCGGGATCGCTCTCGCGGCCGCGCCCCTTCATCCTCTCGAAGCGCACCCTGGGGTCGGCCTCCACCGAGACCAGGCGGAAGTCCCGCCTGCGGCGCAGGACCTCGACCTCGACCGGGTTCCTTATGGAATCGACGATGGCGTGCGCCTCGGGCGACAGCTTGGCGA
Proteins encoded:
- the queF gene encoding NADPH-dependent 7-cyano-7-deazaguanine reductase QueF, with translation MPAKPSKELATFPNPNPERGYEIAIDCPEFTCLCPMTGQPDFARINIRYVPDELCVELKSLKLYLWSYRDEGAYHEAVTNRILNDIVAKVAPRWMEVAAQFNVRGGIATTVTATHGSRD
- a CDS encoding AAA family ATPase — protein: MIIGLTGRNCSGKGEVAGFLKESGYEYHSLSDILREELAARGKKVTREALIAIGNEMRQAHGAGALAERTLAKLSPEAHAIVDSIRNPVEVEVLRRRRDFRLVSVEADPRVRFERMKGRGRESDPATFEQFLEYEARESRTPDPTTQQLDLTAELADAVIRNDGTVEDLKGEIRRTMKSMAASSGRPSWDEYFMDIARVVALRGNCIKRKIAAVIVRDRRIISTGYNGTPRGIKNCNEGGCPRCNSFGASGENLDECLCSHAEENAIVQAAYHGVSIKGGTIYTTYSPCLICTKMIINSGLAEVVYDRAYTIAEVPLKLLKEAGVKARQIESRDPGPGTRKPGPGTQDS